The Parambassis ranga chromosome 4, fParRan2.1, whole genome shotgun sequence genome includes the window CACTTAAGACAGAAACAATTTTATTCCCACAATAACTCTTTTATGGATTTGAGTGCGGAATCTGTGTCTCGTTATGTTTGTGTTGTCTAATGGATGTTCTTCTTGTGATTTTAGATTTGGCCTTCAAGACTCCAGTCAGGTCAATAATGCGCCGTGAACGCATACTTTCAGAAATGGACACAGTGTCTCCCCGTAACGCAACAGCCAGGAACATTTACTCACCCATCGTGCGATTTCTCACACCCAGCAAAGAGAGTGAGTACAGCTGCTAACAtaatgaataaaagaaaaaaaaacttcattatTAGCCCATCCCATGTTGTGCACTCTGCACTTGTGCTACGTTATCAACTTTGGTAGAAGCCTGAGATTATACATCTCTTGAGACCACCATTTCTCTTTGACATGACACCTAATGTCTATATAagtctgttatttttctttgtctAGATTTGAAGTGTGCAGGAACTGGAAGCGTGTTGATGAGCCCAGAACAAGGTGTGTTTGGCTATGGCTCCATGGACATTTTTGCtggagatgaagatgatgatgtcttCAATCCGTGAGTATAAGGATGCTTGTTTCACCCAAGATATTTATAACTGTATTATTGTCTGTAACTCTCCTGGagttttatgattttatttcttCTAAAAGCAGTATTTTCTTTGTTCAGGTTTACCTTCATCAAGAACATACCATCACAGTCTCAGCATTCCCGACCTTGTCTCAGAGACATTCCCCCTAAGACCAGGAGCACCCCAGAGGCCACACTGGTGCTTGACCTGGTGAGTCTTATCCTCTGTGGCTTCCTGCTCACCACACACATGCCAGAAACACAACAGCTTTCATTGGCAGAGAATATCCATACTACATACATCTCTTCATCATGTACATTGAATTAGTTGATTAAACTGGAAGCTGATGTGTCTCTTTCCAGGAGGAGACCCTCATGTTCAGTTCTCTGAATGTGTTCGAGGGTGCAGAGTACACATTCAACACTGCTTTCCAGGACAACCAGTACAAGGTGACCACTCACTCCATGCTGCTATTCATAAACCAAGAATATGTATTGAATATTCATCCATTCCTAACCTGTATACAGGTATACATGATTCTGCGACCACATGTGAAGGAGTTCCTTCAGGCAATGGCAAAAGTCTACGAGGTACGTAAACGTAAAAttctttggtttatttttttcttttttaattaatatacaTGTCTGTGCTTTAATAAGGAAAAGCAAACTGTGGTTTTGATAGTGTCCTGTTGAGTTCTGGTTTGAGTGGAATTggctccagctgctgtctgtgctctgttccagctgtttgtttacacttGTGCAAAGAAGGAATACGCAGAGAAGATACTGGACATCCTGGACCCACAGAAAAAACTCTTTCGGTATGTCTCCCCGTTTCCACTTGTTTCAtaaacttcactgcacagacaTGCACTCTGTCACACCTCATCAGACCCGTCTGTCGCCAACAGGCTGACCTTTCAGCACTATACTCAGATCTCTAACATGGCCTGTTGGCAGTCACTCTCCATGTTCCTGTGAAACTATATGATGTCACCAACCCAGGTGGTTAACGTCACGTGTCGATGATTTTCCCCTTAGACATCGTCTGTATCAGGACGACTGCGCCTGCGTCCTTGGCCACTACATCAAAGATCTCAGTATCCTTGGGAGGGGTCTCAACAAGACGGTGGTTCTGGACAACGCGCCCCACACGTATCCGTACCATGTGAGCCCTGAGTTTAATATTTCCTGACTTCTTGACTGTGTCTTTGCTGCTCAGTCTcaaatcatttgtgtgtgtttcttttgtttttacagctaaTGAACACGGTTCCTATTAAGAGCTGGTCTGGAGAGTCACATGACAGGGAGCTGCTGAAACTCATCCCATACATGGAGAAACTGTCTGCAGCTGTAAGTCTGTTGTCACCTGTAATGCATGTTTGTCTAATAGTTTCACTCACTGTTTTTGGCAATTCATTATCAGCTGGTAGCAAAGATTTCATCTTGAAGAGTGAAATATTGATCACATGGAATAAAGATCAGCTGTTGTTAGCTGGTTCATTATTGATGGATGTGATTGCACATCATTTTGTGTTGGTTGTCTTCGCTGCCACCAAGTGGATGCAGAGTCTGTTgttgcatttttcttttctatgtAAAGGTTACATTTTGTTCTGATCAGCTTTATTTAACACATGAAATCAAATTGAATATATCTATAGTTTTGGTGCCTGTCTTGATAAAACAAGAAATTTGACATTACCTTCCGTTATGATAAACAGTTTTTCTTCCCTCATTACACCTCACTGTGCTGTTTAAGCTGTGATGGCAGGTCATGTTGTTCAGACAGCTCATTTTGTATCTCTGTTAAATGCAAGCCTGAGTAGATGTAGCAGCACAACTCTGATTACATGTCATCAGGATGCCTTGTGAAAGCACATACAGAATTAcgctgtctgtctttgtttgtaAACACGCaaagcgaggaggaggaaggagagcgtCACCATAGCTGTGTAAAAAGAGCTAAAAACCTGAGGCCTGCTGTGATAATcccagcagaaaaaaagcagactGTTTCAATACAGACAAAAGGAAGCTGGATTGGTCTTAAACAGACTTGGTACCAAGAGAGCGTTGATGATTCGTAGGTCGTTTTAGCTGTGATCAGAGAATCTGGtggattatttttttgttttcccagcAGGTCAGTTTGAAACAGCTGGTTATCTGCTGCAGCATCTGCCGGCTGTCTTTCCTTTCCCGGCTTTGTGGTCTGTGCTGAATATCTCCCGCTGTGTTTTTTCAGGAGGATTTTCAGGAGgtgctgaagaagaggaaggatcACTTCCACAGGCTGCTATCTGAGGACTGACTCCAACCCCACTCCCACTCTTAACCACGTCACATGACTTCAGCAGCTCatgtttgcttttgtgtgtgcttcGGCTAAAAAGCAGAACCCAGCTGGAGTTAACTAACCTGCTGACTGTCGGTTTGTGGTGGAGCTGCTcagcgtcctcctcctccatcttccatGATGACTTTAAAGGACGGCAGATCGGTATTTCAAACATGCTGCTGGTCGTTAATCACCAAACACCCCCACCCGCCCCTCTCCGCTCTCATTTTCCACAGGCAATAAACCGTTAGacaatgtgtgtatatatataagaCAAAACCTTAAATATGTTGTTTATagtaattttttatttattgactaTATTGCTAATCAACAGCTGTTATGTGTATATTTTAGCTTTTTTATGCAATAAAATTACCCTAAAATATTAAAAGGGGAAAATAAAGCAGTGTTCACTATATTGACTTTACATCAATACACGGCAGTCAGTCTGATTTTAGGTTTGTCATCACTGAGAAAAGAGGGCAGTTATCAGTTATAGTTAAATGATGGTTATGGACACGGTCCAGGTGGGGTTCAGGACATGTAAAGGAACAGAAAACAGGGTTACAGGGCATCATTCACTTGAAACTGTTCTGAAAACAACAGTCTTTACTTTTGCTCCAGTTTATATTCCCCCACTTTTTGAAGTCTAAGGATAGCAGTAATCTTTTCCATTGAGCAATTTAAACTCATTATATTGATAAGCAGTGACTGGGGGACTCCCTCTGAGCCAACATTGTGTAATAGTTGTTTTACTTCATCTTTGTTGCTTTCCAAGGTGCAAAAGTAAAAAGAGAATTCGGGTCCAGAATCTTCTCAGCTctccccctcactctctctgtctgttgctCCAGAGCGTGAAGCTGCAGTCAGGGAtttgtagtgtttgttttttaattcgTCACACCATCTCTGGGTCTGTAGCCTCACAGCAGAGCTGCTAACTGAtgacttgtttttgttcatgacaaaaaaaaaaacgttcctGTTGCTAAAACAAA containing:
- the ctdspl3 gene encoding CTD small phosphatase-like protein 2; its protein translation is MRLRSQKTVAAYPETPRRSNRRRSNKRTPRRTRLSVSVPESPSHSKAEDTFDNESDEEVPTVTRRPLPRGRARKRAIAVDDRETDLAFKTPVRSIMRRERILSEMDTVSPRNATARNIYSPIVRFLTPSKENLKCAGTGSVLMSPEQGVFGYGSMDIFAGDEDDDVFNPFTFIKNIPSQSQHSRPCLRDIPPKTRSTPEATLVLDLEETLMFSSLNVFEGAEYTFNTAFQDNQYKVYMILRPHVKEFLQAMAKVYELFVYTCAKKEYAEKILDILDPQKKLFRHRLYQDDCACVLGHYIKDLSILGRGLNKTVVLDNAPHTYPYHLMNTVPIKSWSGESHDRELLKLIPYMEKLSAAEDFQEVLKKRKDHFHRLLSED